From Daucus carota subsp. sativus chromosome 6, DH1 v3.0, whole genome shotgun sequence, the proteins below share one genomic window:
- the LOC108227903 gene encoding mitogen-activated protein kinase 15-like, which translates to MQQDQKNKSSPEKDFFSEYGDATRYKIQEVIGKGSYGVVCSAIDTHTGAKVAIKKIHDIFEHISDAARILREIKLLRLLRHPDIVEIKHIMLPPSRKDFKDIYVVFELMESDLHQVIKANDDLTKEHYQFFLYQLLRALKYIHTANVYHRDLKPKNILANANCKLKICDFGLARVAFNDTPTTIFWTDYVATRWYRAPELCGSFFSKYTPAIDIWSIGCIFAEVLTGKPLFPGKNVVHQLDLMTDMLGTPAMDTISGVRNEKARRYLSTMRKKQPVPLSHKFPNADPLALRLLQRLLAFDPKDRPTAEEALADPYFKRLAKADREPSCQPISKMEFEFERRRVTKEDIRELIFREILEYHPQLLQDYVNGTERTNYLYPSAVDQFKKQFAHLEEGSGKTGPVIPLERKHASLPRSTILHSNIMPPKEQQSNAYITKDRQLKEYSCNNHSKFGDDIPGSLSKTLQAAAPQRIPQAKPGRVVGTLPPYENGNLINEAYDPRSLIKSTAVPSQVIPPAYCYRRNSTVKQERSVETERSLSSQTNQVPQSSMATKGRSEIAINIDTNPFYMTRAGINKIDHADERTSSSPNLLQPKSQYGRISKDSSAHRNVGAVQVGMTRTY; encoded by the exons ATGCAGCAGGACCAGAAAAACAAA AGTTCACCAGAGAAAGATTTTTTCTCAGAATATGGTGATGCCACCCGATACAAAATTCAAGAGGTGATTGGCAAGGGAAGCTATGGTGTTGTTTGCTCAGCGATTGACACCCATACTGGCGCTAAGGTGGCAATAAAGAAAATTCATGATATTTTTGAACATATCTCTGATGCTGCTAGAATTCTTCGTGAGATAAAGCTGCTTAGGCTTCTACGACATCCAGATATAGTGGAAATCAAGCACATTATGCTTCCTCCATCTAGAAAGGATTTTAAAGATATTTACGTAGTTTTCGAGTTGATGGAATCAGATTTACATCAAGTCATCAAAGCCAATGATGACTTGACAAAAGAACACTATCAATTCTTTCTTTACCAGTTGCTAAGAGCTTTAAAGTATATTCATACAG CAAATGTTTATCATCGAGACTTGAAGCCTAAAAATATTTTGGCAAATGCAAATTGTAAGCTTAAAATTTGTGATTTTGGGTTGGCGAGAGTTGCTTTCAATGATACACCAACAACTATATTTTGGACG GATTATGTTGCGACACGATGGTATAGGGCTCCAGAACTATGCGGGTCTTTTTTCTCAAAG TATACGCCTGCAATTGATATATGGAGTATTGGCTGCATTTTTGCGGAGGTTCTAACAGGGAAGCCACTCTTTCCTGGAAAGAATGTTGTTCACCAGCTGGATTTAATGACAGACATGCTGGGGACACCGGCAATGGACACTATTTCCGGA GTTCGGAATGAGAAGGCTAGGAGATACCTTTCTACCATGAGAAAAAAGCAACCTGTGCCCTTGAGCCATAAATTTCCTAATGCAGACCCTTTAGCACTGCGGTTGTTGCAAAGGCTACTTGCTTTTGACCCAAAAGACCGGCCAACTGCTGAAGAG GCACTTGCTGATCCATACTTCAAAAGGCTTGCCAAAGCTGATAGAGAACCTTCCTGCCAACCTATTTCAAAGATGGAGTTTGAATTTGAGAGACGAAGggttacaaaggaagatatccGTGAATTAATATTTCGTGAGATACTTGAATACCATCCTCAGTTGCTCCAAGATTATGTGAATGGAACAGAGAGAACTAATTATCTGTACCCAAG TGCTGTTGACCAATTCAAGAAACAGTTTGCTCACCTTGAAGAAGGTAGTGGTAAAACTGGTCCGGTTATCCCGCTCGAGCGAAAACATGCCTCCCTCCCCAG GTCTACAATTCTGCATTCTAATATAATGCCGCCCAAGGAGCAGCAGTCAAATGCTTACATTACAAAAGATCGACAACTCAAAGAATATTCCTGCAATAATCACTCCAAATTTGGAGATGACATTCCTGGAAGTCTGTCTAAAACCTTACAGGCAGCAGCACCACAGAGGATTCCACAGG CCAAACCAGGAAGAGTAGTGGGGACACTCCCACCTTATGAAAATGGAAACCTGATTAATGAAGCCTATGACCCCAGATCATTGATAAAAAGTACAGCCGTTCCCTCGCAGGTTATTCCTCCAGCATACTGCTACCGTCGAAACAGCACAGTAAAACAAGAAAGATCAGTGGAGACGGAGAGGAGCTTGTCATCACAAACCAACCAAGTCCCACAAAGTAGCATGGCTACCAAAGGACGTTCAGAGATAGCCATAAACATAGATACCAATCCATTTTACATGACAAGGGCAGGAATAAATAAGATAGATCATGCTGATGAGAGGACAAGCAGCAGCCCAAACTTGTTGCAGCCCAAATCACAATACGGCAGGATCAGTAAAGATTCCTCTGCTCACAGAAATGTGGGAGCTGTTCAGGTTGGCATGACTAGGACATACTAA
- the LOC108225562 gene encoding protodermal factor 1, giving the protein MLCTPCSKFIFEKEKASKKWELECSLQHLQPTACNFSCQYLLHSALYNLCCTLHNSHLTSFLPLPSCKNKSREREMAREKSKQASLLIFTLITGLLSQSLVIPVMSAASFQDKKCCNPSGDPHSGSHHSPSHGSGGSHGHKSSSHGHGSSPPSDCGTPPSGGHYDPAPPTDTPTTPSTPTYGSPPTSPTIDPGTPSTPTYGSPPTSPSVDPGTPATPTYGTPPATPTDPGTPAVPGVSSPPFSFNPNSPPFPCTYWLNHPTLIWGLIGFYGATLGGAFGLTSNGSPAAAASPVGLQQALSNTHIDGIGALYREGTAALLNSLAITRFPFTTQQVRDRFVSALGSNKAASAQARVFKMANEGRLKPRT; this is encoded by the exons ATGTTATGTACTCCATGCTccaaatttatatttgaaaaagaaaaggcaAGTAAGAAATGGGAACTTGAATGCAGTCTGCAACACCTTCAACCAACCGCATGCAATTTCAGCTGTCAGTATTTACTTCACTCCGCTCTATATAATCTCTGCTGCACTCTGCACAACTCCCATCTCACCTCATTCCTTCCTTTACCTTCTTGTAAAAACaagtcgagagagagagagatggcaAGAGAGAAGAGCAAACAGGCTTCTCTGCTCATCTTCACCTTGATCACTGGGCTTCTTTCCCAGAGCTTGGTGATTCCTGTAATGTCTGCTGCAAGTTTTCAAGATAAAAAATGCTGTAATCCTTCAGGAGACCCCCATTCTG GTTCTCACCATAGCCCATCACACGGCTCAGGAGGTAGTCATGGACATAAAAGCTCATCCCACGGGCACGGAAGCTCCCCGCCAAGTGACTGTGGAACACCGCCAAGTGGAGGACACTATGACCCTGCTCCTCCAACGGATACTCCAACTACCCCTTCAACACCAACATATGGAAGCCCGCCAACTAGTCCTACCATCGACCCAGGCACCCCTTCAACCCCAACATACGGGAGCCCGCCAACTAGTCCATCAGTAGACCCTGGCACCCCCGCAACCCCAACTTATGGAACCCCACCAGCAACTCCTACAGACCCGGGAACTCCAGCCGTTCCCGGTGTTTCGTCCCCTCCATTTTCATTCAATCCAAACTCACCACCCTTTCCATGCAC TTACTGGCTCAATCATCCCACATTGATATGGGGTTTGATTGGATTCTACGGGGCAACTCTAGGCGGAGCATTTGGCCTAACCAGCAACGGCTCTCCAGCCGCTGCTGCTTCGCCAGTGGGTCTGCAACAAGCACTCTCAAACACTCATATAGATGGCATTGGGGCGCTCTACAGAGAAGGAACCGCTGCTCTGCTCAACTCACTGGCGATTACAAGGTTCCCTTTCACAACCCAGCAAGTGAGAGATCGTTTTGTTTCCGCTCTTGGGTCCAACAAGGCAGCATCAGCACAGGCGCGTGTCTTCAAGATGGCTAACGAGGGCAGGCTCAAGCCCAGAACCTAG